The segment AATCCTACTAGTTTTTGGCTTGGGTTTTTGACAATTGCTACAATACGAGCTTTGCAAACTACCAATTACCTCTctaatatttatttctttgAGCTAGCACAGCATGCGGGTTCTGCACATATATTTTCAATCCATACAgagttttcgaggattatagtTCAGCAAGTTGCTGTATTTGTTCGAAAGTAGGCGCTGGCAGGTTCAGGGTTGCTATTGAGCTGCCAGTTGTCTTTCATTACACCCAAGTACAGAAGAgtgtaatttttcattcttaaaatgATTTGATGTGCACAAAAAACCATCCCATAAGCATTGTATTATATGAATTAGATGAAGTCGGCATTTTTTctccaaaaactgttttttttacctACAGATACTCAAAAAGTTAACTATAGActcgaacaaaacaacaactcgATGAACATGTCAGTTTAATACTCGAGAACCACataagaaacataaaaaagtcaACGAACTAACCTGCAATACTGTCGAACTGAACAAGAGCTAACAAAAAGTGTATTGAAATTATGAAGCGAACGTTTGGTGACAGGTATACAGTCACAGTCGTTGCCGCCAAATGTTGACTCTAACTCGCCAAGTTTCGGCACTAGGGCATCAGTTTTTGTCTTCAAACATCAATTATTGACTGTGAGTCAattgctttatttacaaaatttaccGTGTCTGCAACTGTATGTtgcaaaattattgaaattaagtaGTAAAGTAGTgcataaaatttcaatattttgtattttttatgtattttaatgtatttttttgtgtgaagtaaatttaaattttccgaAAATTGGCTCaaataccttgtaaaattATCATGCCTACCAAAGGCCCAAAATTGAAACCTTAGGGTCAAAAATAGACGCCTAGAGCAAAAAAGtggttcttcttctatttggcgtaacgtcctacgcggacatgccggcttTTGAGACTTCATTCATTaacacgcagccggatagtcaatccttggtACGAGGGACGGTCCATTATAGGCTTGAACCCTTGACGGGCATGTCATTGAGTCGCTCCGTGttattatccgtgttattcgcttatccgggagAGGTCGAGTCCCGATGAGCCCGTATAAGCGGCGCGCCACTGTACTTACATTGGCCGCGAACGGGATATGTCAAaaatgatctttattttttcaatttgaatcACGTCATTTATGGATAGCCCCTTCTTTAACGCTTGAAGCGTTCCACATTCAATTTGACGCATTCTGGTATTACGCTATCGAATGTAAACAAGATTCACGCACCTGCTTGCTTGATGCAATGcctttcttcttgttcttctttttctttttcttattcttcttcatcaATGAATCTTGAACATTGCGAAACATTCCCGCTGTGAATGTGGTGCTATTCGCTTAACGCCTCGAACGCATTGAATCAACATTGCGACCCGCAAACTAATCCTTTCCCCTCTTCTCTTCTATCTctcgcctcccccccccctcccccccctcctccccccttaTAGATGTCGTGCCGGCGATCTATCTCGGCGCCATCGCGCTCGGCCTGACGCTCGTGCCGGGGCTGAGCTATCTGCACATCCGGGCCCGGGCCCGCCACCGCGCCCTGCTCATGTGCCTGTGCACGGTCTGGTTGCTGGCGGGCGTCGCCACGACCGCCACAATCGCGGAGCTGGCCTCGGTCGGTGCGGCCGGCGAGGAGCGGCTGCACCAGAACGTGGCGATCGCGCTGCTCGCCGCCAGCACGCTGCAGCTCGTGCTGATCGGGCTGGtcgagctgctgcagcgcgAATCGATCGTCGACTACCGGCGCCCGCTCGACTACGACACGGCGATGGCCCACGACAGCGGCCGGCTGCTCAACCCGGACCGGCGCTCGTTCGCCCCGTACGCCCAGTTCGGGCGGGCGGCGCCGGCCCTCGGCAAGGGCATGGCCACCGCCGGCACCGGCTGGTCGACCGAGCGCATCGTCGGCGCGGGCCAGCAGCACGGCGAGTCGGGCTGCCGCTACCGGACGCTCTGGACGGTGTACGCGGTCGGCACCAAGCTGGTCGGGCTGCTCGCCTTCTACTGGGTGCTGCTGGTGTCGGGCATCGCCGCCAGCCGGACGGTGCTGGAGCGGGAGGACGTCGGCTACCTGCCCTTCTGGCTGCTGGTCGGGGGCGCCCTGCTCACCACCCTGCTCTCGCTCCGGCTCGCCCCCAAGACGACGTTTGTCGGCGCGTCCGTCCTGTACGTGGTGGCGCTCGTGCTCTCGGTCGCCTTCTACTGCGCCGATCTGGTCGAGCTCGAGTACGGCATCTCGATGCTGCTGTTCTTCGCCTTTCTCGGCGCCGCCCTGCCCCTGCCCGCCATCAACATCCTCGAGCTGGCGCCGCTGAACTGTAACGAGGCGGCGCTGGCCCTCGGCACGGCGCTGGAGCTGCTGGCCGTCGCGCTACTCCAGTACTACGGCGTCACCATGGGCGACACGATGTTCGGGGTGGAGCAGCCGGCCGGCGGCGGCGACCCAGTGCCCGCCAGCGACCACAAGGGCGTCATTGCCGCCCACTACATTACCGCGATCGTGCTGGGGGTGGTCGCGGCCGTCGCCACCCTCTGGCACGTGCCGAACACGGGCCGCAAGTCGCTGGCGGAGATTGAGTCCGACCTGGCCCGGATGCGGTCGTACTTTGCGTTCAGCCGGCGCCATCTCGCCTCCCCAACGCCCGCAGCGCCGGCCCCGGCCGCCGCCACCCGCGACGAGACGAtggtgccgccgccgccccggGACGCCGTCGCCGCGCCGCATCACGCCACCAACGGACGGCTCGCGGACGACGCGCTGGAGGAGCTGCCGGTGCCgcacgagcagcagctgagCGCGCGCAACGCGGCCCGCTTCGCCGCCCTCTACCCCGACTCGCCCGATCCGCGCAACGGCTCGTACGGCAGCCCCGCCAGCCACAGCCCCAACGGGCGCAGCCGCAGCCCCTACAACGACTTCGATCGGCACTACAgcccgcaccaccaccaggacGCGGTCCAGCTGCAGGACGCGCTGCGCCGCCAGCACGAGGCCAACTATCTGAAcgcccggctgctgctgcagcagcagcgagccgTCAGCAGCTCCCCGACCAACTCCGGGCGGGCCCTCACGCCCGAAACCATccagccgctgccgctgctgccggttCCGCTGGCCGGGCGGGCAGGGCCTGGCCAGCGGCCCGAGCCGCCCCTCGGCTCGCTCACGGTCAAGTCCGAGCCGGGCACGATGCTGCGGCCCGCCCTGCTCACGCAGAAAAGTGACGCGCCGGCCCCGCCGCCCATGCCGCCCGCCGACTACCTCACCAAATCGTTGCCGCGCGTCAAGGCGGTCCGGCAGTCGCGCATACCGCCGATCGTGCCGAAGCCGGAACCGCCGGCCGAGGTCGTCGTGCCGGGCGTCGAGTACTCGCACAACCTCGTGCCGAGCCAGTTCCTGCGCCAGTCGCTCCAAAACTCGCAGCTCTTCCGCtaacacacccacccacccaccctctCCCTGTTTTAGGTTCGTAAGTCCTTCGGTGAGCTTCGGTTGCAATAAAACTAAATCGAACTATGCTGGTTGCGTTGCTACTCCTTTCTCAAAATTTTCACTCCGATGGTGATTTAATGCGAGATTCTTGATCGCGGTAGGCCATGCGACAGGTAAGTTATGCTTAAGCCCGCGGTCCCCATAATTTAATTCTTTACAATGTGTGCACGTGCCTGCACGCGCATCGGTTGAATCTTTGCACTGAAAAGTCGTGTCGTGCTCGCGTAAACGCTCTACTGgattacatttttgtttttgaggtCGCCTGCTGAGCCTGGTGCCTTTGAAAGATTGTTTAAACCTCATTGAACGATCTGCTCATGGCCTGATCCATAATTGGTGCGACGACGGGAGAACGCGAGCAGTGGACGTGGGCGCAGTGGTACCGTTGGGACATATAGGTCGAGTTGCTGAAGCAGTATTGGGCTGTCAATGTTACCAGTTAGCAGACCTGCTACGAATAGTTGCTGAGCAATTTGGCTCCTATCCTTCAGCTGGCGAAGGCCAAGGAACATGAGACGAACCTCATATGGCGGATGCTGACTCCCATTAGGTTCCCATGGTAGTATGGATTCCAGTCGATCTGATAGGCGCTGGGTCGATGGCTTTCAGACCACACTGGCACTGGATTTACGAGTTTGCCATACGGagaacatttatttatttatttattttatttatttatttatttatttcatacacaACCGACGGACCATTGTGTCTGATCGGCAACCTTATAATTAAAAGAAGATATGTATAACAATGATCATTTATAACATATAAATAGACCTCTAGTTATAAGCTAACATTAAATGTGACGTAGACGCAATTTCTCCTTGAACGTAGAAGTAGACATACtgaaatcgaacaaatctaacacTTCATTGAACTCGAGGGACATACGTATAATGGGTTGTTGCGGGTACGCGGTACAcggagatggaaattggatctaAGAATCCGACAGGGAGCGAACAAATTGATGCTGGCTAGTAATGCCGGGGAATCGATCTCTCCGTTAAGGAGCCGAAATATGAAAAGGCATTGGGCGTTTTTACGTCGAGAGCAGAGTGGTTCAAGTCCGAGAAGCAGACACCGCTGATGGTAGGTGGGCCGAGCGTGGTGGGATTGCCATGGAAGGAGTCAAACCGCGTACCTGGTGAGTCTCCGTTAAATGGCTTCGAGGCGATTGATGTCACCAACGCCGAGCGGGCACCATATCGGACAGCAGTACTCCAGGCACGACCTTACGATGGCACAGAAGATAGACTTGACGCACATGGGATCGGTAAACTCGCTACAGGTCCGCGTAATTAAACCAAGTAGCTGATTTCCCTTCGCAACAACGCTATCAATGTGAGGGCGAAATGACATCTTCTGATCTAGTAGCACCCCCAGACCACGGATACATGTCGTGCGAGCCAAAGCCGTGTTGAGCATAGTGTATGTAAACGTAATGGGGTGACGGGCTCTGCTGAATGATATACACTGgcatttatcagcacacacttggagggcgtttctgctgcaccagctatccAGATTCTCAAGGATCGTTTGAAGGCGTACACAGTCACTGTCGTTTCTAACTGGagcgaatatttttacatcgtcGGCGTACATTAGGTGTTGGTCTGGCGGTAAAACGAAAGATAGATCATTTATATAGATGAGGAAGAGTAGCGGTCCCAAATTACTCCCTTGAGGCACAccggaggagctggtgaaTGAGTGAGAACGATGAGATCCTATGCTTATGTAGTACGAACGACCAGTTAAATATGAACGCAGCCAGGTGATGTGCCAGTCGAGGAAACCGAGTTTTTTTAGCTTCGAAAGTAGAATATCATGAGAAATACTATCGAACGCAGCCCTGAAGTCGATATATACTGCAtcaacttgagtaccacgatcCATGTTGTCGAAGCAGTAGCCAACAAATTCAGCAAGATTTGTGGTGGAAGATCTCCTTGGGAGAAATCCATGCTGACTAGGGCTCATATAGTTTTGAACTGCTGTGAGTAGCGGATTGTATAGAATGAGCtcaaacacctttgcacaagcGCATAGGGATACAATGCCACGATAATTACTAGCATGAAGTCGACTGCCTTTTTATGGATAGGAACCATTCGCGCGTGTTTCCAGGACGCAGGATACGTGCCACGCATAAGGgaatcattaaatattttggcAAGAATGGGTGCAAGTGATTGACGGCAGTGCTTCAAAATGTAAGCGGGAATATTGTCAGGTCCAGATGATGTAGATGGTTTTATATCGTTGAGTGTGCGCGCAATTAATGCTTCGTCAATTGTGGGAATAATAAAATCGATAGCATCGGATGGAGTATTGCGGGTGGCCTCTGCTAGTGTGTTAGGATTGTGAACAGGAACGGTGAATGCATCAGCGAAACGattggcgaaagtgttgcagATATCGGATGTATCGATACTAGTTTCGCCATTGTAGCTAATTGACGGAGGGATACTACTTATATTGCGCCGTTTGTTCCAGAAGCTCCAGAACCGTGTCGGCTTAGAAAATAGTTGCCTTTCAGTACGGCGAATGAAGGAGCGGTAGAGCACACGATTTTGTCGACGATAATTGTTCAGTGCATCGAAAAAAATTCTCCTATGCAGCGATGATCTCGTTCTACTGTAATCCGCGTaggcttttgattt is part of the Anopheles gambiae chromosome X, idAnoGambNW_F1_1, whole genome shotgun sequence genome and harbors:
- the LOC1271824 gene encoding uncharacterized protein LOC1271824, with the protein product MDHIAEVAAGIAYIPAGIIYGYLLLLPTATDKLTACLYEESYYWPHIIAIVAMLITVVLTNGLKLNYRKTQFIHLYLQLAATAFALTAGLVFLLVEDVVPAIYLGAIALGLTLVPGLSYLHIRARARHRALLMCLCTVWLLAGVATTATIAELASVGAAGEERLHQNVAIALLAASTLQLVLIGLVELLQRESIVDYRRPLDYDTAMAHDSGRLLNPDRRSFAPYAQFGRAAPALGKGMATAGTGWSTERIVGAGQQHGESGCRYRTLWTVYAVGTKLVGLLAFYWVLLVSGIAASRTVLEREDVGYLPFWLLVGGALLTTLLSLRLAPKTTFVGASVLYVVALVLSVAFYCADLVELEYGISMLLFFAFLGAALPLPAINILELAPLNCNEAALALGTALELLAVALLQYYGVTMGDTMFGVEQPAGGGDPVPASDHKGVIAAHYITAIVLGVVAAVATLWHVPNTGRKSLAEIESDLARMRSYFAFSRRHLASPTPAAPAPAAATRDETMVPPPPRDAVAAPHHATNGRLADDALEELPVPHEQQLSARNAARFAALYPDSPDPRNGSYGSPASHSPNGRSRSPYNDFDRHYSPHHHQDAVQLQDALRRQHEANYLNARLLLQQQRAVSSSPTNSGRALTPETIQPLPLLPVPLAGRAGPGQRPEPPLGSLTVKSEPGTMLRPALLTQKSDAPAPPPMPPADYLTKSLPRVKAVRQSRIPPIVPKPEPPAEVVVPGVEYSHNLVPSQFLRQSLQNSQLFR